GGCGCCCCCTGCCCTCATCACCCAGGAGTTCTCCTTTGGGCCTCTCTTCCGAAACCGACGCGGACATTGCCCGGGTCACCGAGGCACTCGCCATGATCACCCCGCGGTGGAACGTGCGGATCCTGCTGGCGCTGGCCGCCGAGCCGCTGCGCTACCACGAACTGGCCGCCCGCCTGCCCTGGCTGAAGGACAGCCAGTTCCACCCGAAGACCCGCACCCTGTGCGACGCCGGCCTCGTCGAACGCACCGAGCACTCGCCACGGCACGTCACGTACGGCCTCACCGACCGCGGCGCCGCTCTTCTCCCGGTCCTGCCGGTGATCGTCACCTGGGCCGAGGCACACCTCGAAGAAGCCGCCCAACCGCCCTCCACGATCGAACAGATCGAAGACAGCCTGACCCTGCTCACCCGGCGCCACGCCGCGGGCATCCTGTGGGCGCTGAAGATCCGCGGAGAGACCAGCGGCCGGGCACTGTTCCAGCTCGTCATGCCCCACAGCGCCTGGAGCAACATCTATCCGCCGCTGCGCCAGCTCGCCGTCGACGGCCTGGTCGACACCGATGGCCCCGGCCGGCCCTACCGGCTGTCCGCCGCCGGCGAAGCCCTGGGCCCGGTCCTGGGTGCCCTGTCCGCCTGGGCCGCCGGCAAGCCCTTCAACCACGCCGCCCACCACCCCGTCTGGGGCCACACACAGCCCCTGTCCGCGCCGAAGCCGCGGGCCGGCCACCCCACGCGGCCGACCACCACGCCCCCCGCGGTGCCACGGCCCGGCGGCGCCCGGCCCTCGTACAGCGATCTGTTTTCACACGCCACCCCTGCCGGGCCGCCGGCGGCGCTCCCAGCGGGAGGGCCGAACCGATGACCACCACGCCGGGCCCGTCCGAACTGCGCGCCGCCGCCCGCGTGCTGGCCTCGCCGGCACTGATCCGGCTGATCACCGAAATCGACGACAACGGGCCGATACCGCCGAGGACCCTGACCGCCACCCTGCCCGACCTGACGAGAAGCAGCGCCCGCCGCGCCGTCCACATGGCCCGTGCTCACGGGCTCGTGCAGGCGGGACCCGCAGGCGGCCTCGACCTGACCGATTCCGGCTTCCACCTGGCCGCCTTCTACGACGCGACCGCCCGCTGGGCCCGCCACCACGCCTACCCGACCCCGGTCAGCACCTTCACCACCCGCATCCAGCACACCCTCGACCTCCTCGTCCACCTCCTCGCCACCCAGAGCGCCGACGGCTCGGGTGCGGACTTGCCCGGCGCCGAGGCCGCCGGAGAGGACCTGCCCGGTCTTCTGATCCGGTGGCTGACGGCCAACCCGCAACTCACCCAGCCCGTCACCGAGTACGAGCCGGCCGCGTGAGCACCGCGCTCACCCCCCGGCACGCCCGTCACACCGCCGGGCTGGCCCGCGGCATCTACCTGCCGCGCACCGCGGACGCCGCGGCGTTCGCCATGTCCACCTACGGCATCCCGCTGCTGGTCCTGCACACCACCGGCTCCGCCGCCCTGACCGGCCTTGCGTTCGCCCTGGAGTGGATCCCCCGGCTCGCCGCGTTCGGCTGGGCCGGATCGGTCGTCGACCAGCGCGGGGCGTCGGTCGTCTTCTGCCTGGCCTCCCTCGGCCGCGCCCTGGCGCTGGCCGCCGGTGCGGTCCTCCTCCACGTCCATCCGTCCGGCACGGTGGCGAGTACGACGGTGACGGCGCTGGCCGCGTCGACCGGTGTGCTCACCGAGTTCAGCTACATCGCGGCCGAGACCGCCGGGGGTGCCGCCGGCCGCCGGGCAGGCCCGCGGGCCCACCGCGTCCAGTCCGTCCTCCTGGGCATCGACCAGAGCGCCACCCTGGCCGGCCCTGCGCTGGCGGGGGTGCTTCTGCTCGCCGGGGCGCCGCAGATGCTCGCGGTGGTCGCGGCGCTCTCCCTGCTCGCCGCGCTCCTCGCCCTGCACACCCCGCCCTCGCCCGTCACTCCCGCCCGGGCGCCGAAGGACCGCGCGGGCGCAGGGCTGGTGACGGGATGGCGCACCATCCGCTCCCTGCCCGCACTCGGCTGGCTCGTGACCGGCCTGACCCTGTCCAACCTGGCCATCGGCTTCCTCCAAGCCGCAGCCCCCGTGATCGTCGTCAAGCACTTCGGGCAGTCCACCACCGCTGTGGGCCTGCTCTGGTCCACCGCCGCCGCGACCCTGGCCAGCGTCGCGCTCTGCCGCTTCGCGATCGACCGCCTGGGCCTGTGGACGGTCGGCGCCGCCTGCGCCGCACTCGCTTCGCTCGCCTGCCTGGCCGCCGCCCAGGCACCCACCTACCGCTCCTACCTGATCCTCATCGCCATCCTCATGGCCGCCGAAGGCGGCATGACCGTCGTCCTGCGCACCCTGCGTGCTCGCCTCATCCCGACGGCCGTCTTCGGCAGCACGCTGGCGGTGACCATCCTCATCCTCCTGCTGCCCTTCCCCCTCGCCGGCGTGCTCACCGCGCTGACGCCGCCCGACGACCTCGGCCACGTCATCACCGCCTGCGCCGCCATCCAGGCCCTCGGACTCCTCCTCGCCTTCACCCGCCTGCGCACCGACCCCGCCCTGCACACCTGACCCCGCCCCGCTCCCGCAGCCCGAGGAGGACCGCCATGTCACCAACCCGCCCCGAGGCGCCCTGCGCCGGCGGTCAGACCATCACCGAACGGTTCCACGCCTTCGACACACAGAACCCGCACATCTACCGCGCACTCGAACGCCGGGCTGCCCGGCACCTGGCCGCCGGCCTCACGCGCATCAGCCTCAAGGACCTCTTCGAGGACCTGCGCCGCCAGCTCCCGCACGGCGCCGGCGGGCTGAACAACAACTACACCGCCCTCTACGCCCGGAAACTGATCGCCGAGCACCCACAGTGGGCGGCGGCCTTCGAACTGCGCCAACGCCGCGCACCCTGACCCCGGGGCGCCCTCCTGCGCTCCCCGACTTCCTCCGCCGCCCGCTGACTGGAGCCGTGTGCCCACCTGCCGTCCCGTCCTGCTGATCGTCGCCGCCGCCGACCGGGACGCCCAGGCGTACCGCCGCTGGTGCCTTCAGAACATCGCCGCCCACTACGACGTCGCCCTCATCTGTGAGAAGGAGCCGACGTGGCAGCGCCCATGGATCACCGACATCGAAGTCGCCGACCCGGCCGACGAAGAGGCGCTGCTGGCCGCCGGCCGGGCACTGCGCAGGCGGCACACGGTGGCCGGGGTGATGACGTGGACCGAGTGGTACCTCGTGCCCACCGCCCGCCTGGCCCGCAGCCTCTCCCTGCCCACCACTCCTCCTTCCGCGCTGCGCAGGTGCCGTGACAAGGCCGCGGCCCGGGCCGCGTTCGCCCGCGGACAGGTGCCCTCGGCCGTCTGCGTCAGCGTCAGCACCGAGGCTGAGGCACGTGAGGCGGCCCAGCGCGTCGGCTACCCCGTCGTCCTCAAACCGGCGTCGCTCGCCGCGAGCATGGGCGTCACCCGCGCCGACACCGACGACGAACTGCCCTTCGCCTACCGCCACGCCGCCCAGGCCGCGAGCCGCCGAGGGGTGGAGAGCCCCCGGGTCCTGGTCGAGGAGTACCTCGACGGGCCGGAGATCAGCGTGGAGTGCGTCACCCACAAGGGCCGGACCACCGCGGTCGCCGTCACCCACAAGACCGTCGGCATGCCCCCGCACTTCGAGGAACTCGCACACGTCGTCGACGCCAACGATCCGCTGCTGCCGCGGGTCGGCCCGGCGGCCAATGCGGCGCTGGAGGCCCTCGGCGTCACCGACAGCGTCAGCCACGTCGAGATGCGCCTGGTCGACGGCCGACCCCGCCTGATCGAAGTCAACGCCCGCCTGGCCGGCGACATGATCGGACACCTCGTCCAATCCGCCACCGGCATCGACCTGGCCCGCGCCGCCGCCGACATCGCCTGCGGCCACACCCCCGACCTCACCCCCACCCGCAACCGGACCGCGGCCATCCGCATGATCTACCCCGCCCACTCCGGCACCCTCACCACCCGCGAAATCGACACCGACTTCGCCCACCGCGCCGACTGGCTGGAGCGCGTCACCTTCCAACGCGAGCCCGGGGACCGCCTTGTCCTACCGCCGGACGGGGACATGTTCACCGCGCGCATCGGCTTCGTCATCACCACCGGCACCACCACCGCCGAGGCGCAGGCCCGAGCCACCGAGGGGTACCGGAATCTGACCATCCGGGTCGCTCCTGAATAGACCGCGCCCGCTGACTCAGCCCCATCTGCGAACCCAGATTTCGGATGCATTGAGTGAACGACCCTGACATCGACGGGGACGTGTACGTCACCCCCCGGTACCTCGCCGGCACCACCGGCATCGGCGATCCCGCTCTCGCCCCGCTCCTCGCCCTTGGCTGGGAGCTGCGCCACGACGACCTCGGCAACGCCTACACCGCCGCCCCCGACCGGCGCGTGCGTCTGGGCTACCTCCCCGAAGGCGACGACGACGGCCTGTGGCGCATCAACGCCTACCGCGACCCCTTCGGCCCGCCCGCCTGGGCCGTCTGCTTCAACGACGCCACCCCCACCGAGTTCGTGACCGCCTTCACCACCGCACTCGCCATCGCCTACGAAGCCGGCCGCGCCGCCTACCTCGCCAGGCCGCTGCCCGGGATCGCCGAACGCGACCCCATCCGCATCATCGACCCCCTTCTGCAACAAGGCTGGACACTGGACCGCCCCTACCTGGGGCTCTTCACCATCGACGCTCCGGACCGGCGTGCCGGCCTGGAGTACACCGGCGGCAACCTCGACCCGGAAGCCGAGGTGACCACGCGAACTGCCCGCTGGCAGCTCTGGGCGGGCCGATCCATCGACCGGCCCGCCTGGTACGCAACCGCCAGCACCGACACCCCCGTCGCCCTGCTCGCCGCCGCCACCCGGTGCATCGCCGACCCCACCCCGCTGCCCCGATGGCGCGAAGACACCTCCAGCTACATCAAGGACATGGCGCAGCTCACCCCCATCCGGCCGCCGCAACCACCGACACCCTCGCCCCTCGATGTCCGGCGTGCCGCCGCCCGCCGCCCGGCCGCGCTGCCGCCGGCCAGCGTCCCGCGCTGGAGCACCAGCACCCGACCCGCCCTGCCCGGCCCGCGCCGATAATCCCCGGGGCCGATCCCGAAACGAAGGATCCAACGTGTCCTTGTACGCCCGCGAGTTCTTCGACGAGCTGTGCCTCCCCTTCCACGACGGCGTCGTCGTGGGCAACACCTACTTCGCCACACCCCAACCCGACGTTCCGTTGCGGCTACGGATCTCTTTCGCCTCCACCATCAACTCGGACACCTACGGCGGGCTGCGCGCCGTGGTCATCCACCCCGACCGCGGCCAGATCGACGCACTCGCGCTCAGCTTCCTGGACCACTGCACCTTCCACCGACGCGACGAAGCCCACCACACACCTCCCACCGACAGGCGGCACGGGACATTCGATAAGTACCACCGCCCCGGCCGGCCACCCTGGGAGGGAGCCGTCACGACCGGTCTGCGCACCGCCATCGAGCAGTACACCGAAGTCTGGTTCCCCGGCGCCTGGGCCGCGGCCGAGCACAGCAGCCCCCCGGTCGGCCCTGCCCACCCGACTCCCGTCCAGCAGGCCCCCGGAACGGGGATCAGCGGTAGTCCGGTACTGGTGCCAAGGGGCGACGAGCCGGGGGGCCAGAGCCGGGCGCGTAGGTAGTCAGCGGTCGATGCTGGCCCGCACGGTGCGGACGAGGTCGGCGTCGGCGCGCATGACGGCGGGGACCGCGGCGTCGGCGCGGGCCTGTCCGTGGTCCTCGCCGCACGGGCAGACGCTCCACCCGTCCTTCTCGATCTTCTGCGCGACGCGCTCCAGGATCTGCACGGTCTCGTCGAGGACCCCGGCCGGAACGGGCGCGTGGTCGCGGTCCACCTCGGCGATGGCGGCGCCGATCTCGCAGATCAGGTCGATGGCGTGCTGTGCGGTGCGCGAATCGCCGTTGGCGGTGGCGTACTTGGCGGCCTGGGCCAGGGCCATCAGGGGGCGTCCGGTGACGCACCGGTCGGTGGGCACTGTGCGGTTGTCCAGCCGGAACGGGCGGATGCCGTGGGCTGCTTCGGCGCCGTCGGTGGACTCGGCGCCGGCCGTGGCGATCTGGTCGGCGATGACCGAAGGGTCGATGTAGCGCAGGGCAGAGCGGGGCTGGATGCCCATGCGCTCGGCGACGGTGTTCACCGCGTGGGCGAGCACGTTGCGCACTCCCACGGGCACGACGTCCAGGCCGCGGGTGAGCAGCTCCGCCTCGGTCTGCGCGAGGAGGGCCTTGAAGCCCTGGGTGTTCTGGATGTCTGCCACAACGCCGAGCCTACGGCCCCGCCCCGCCGCCCGGGCCCTGGTGGCAAACCGCGCCTCGTACGGGTGAGGTGGATGCGTGACCCGCAAGACACCCGCCACGCGGGGTGCTCTTGAAGCCCTGAGCCGAGGATGGTCCGCGGCGGGAGCGTCAGGGGATGAAAAGGGATGTGATCCAGGCGCACCGTGCGGCCGGCGCCGGGTCGGGGAGCTTCTGGGATGGGGTGTTGGGCTTCGTCAGGGCGACGAAGGAGCGTCGGGAGCCACTCGGCGGCGGCGCCACGTGCCCAACCCCCGTCCAGCAGAGCCTCGGCAGGATTGCCCGCACGCACTGAGTTCCCGCGAGGAGGCGACCGTGCTGTCGCAGTCCTCAATGAGCGGCTGTGACTAGCACCTTCACAACACGCAGCCCTTAGACGACGGCCGACAGGACGGTCAACGTTCCCGCGGCTGTGTCGATCGTCGCCTGGGTACCGAGGGGGATTGTTGGAGGGTTGTTGCCGTGCCCGGCTGGGAGCCCGCCCAGTACTGGAACACCGAGTGCTTCCAGTCGGTCGCGCAGGACGTCGCGTATGCCCCATCCACCAAGCGTGGGGTCGCCGGCATCGCGGTCGAAGCCGAGGAACTGGCCGAGGGCGACGCCACGCACACCGTCGAGCGCCCGGGAGCGGGTGAGCTGGGTCAGTGCGCGGTCGACCTCGCCCAGCCCTGTTCCTCTCTGGTGTTCGAGGAAGAGGATCGCCCCCTGCAGGCTGGGCAGGCCGGCGCCGGTCTCCGTGCGGATCGCGTCGAGGTTGCCGCCCATCAGGACACCCGTCGCCGTGCCCTCCACCGTGACGTCCGCGGTGGCCTCGGACGGGTTGCGGTGGAGGGTGACCGGATCGGTGGTCATCAGCGCGCGGCGCAGAGACTCGGCGGAGGCGGGCCCGGTGAAGGTGTCGTCGCGTTTGGCGAAGGGGCCGTGGAGCGAGGCCAGGCGGCATTGTGACCACAGGGCAAGGTGGATGTGTGTGATGTCGCTGAAGCCGACGACCGGCTTCGGGGCACCTCTTAGGGCGTCGGTGTCGAGGTCGTCGACGATGCGGTAGGTGCCTTTGCCGCCCCTGGCGGCGATCACGGCGCAGACGCCCGGATCGCGGATCGCCGCGTTCAGGTCGAACACGCGGTCCTCGTCGCGGCCGGCCATGTAGCCCCACTGGTCGAAGACGTGATCGCCCAGCTCGACTCGAAGGCCCCAGGAGGTGAGCAGTTCAACCCCCCGGTCGACTTCTTCCCGACTCGGCGGACAAGCAGGAGCAACGATCCGCACCCGATCGCCGGGCCGCAGGCGCGGCGCCCTCAACGACAGCGGATTCTGGTGGTCATCCATCCGACGATTCTGCGCGTGACCACCCCACGGCCGAGATCCACGTTCACAACAGACCCTCGTCGCGGCCTTCGCCGCCTCGCTGATCTCCACCGAACCGCTGCACCGCGCTGTCGAAGACGTTCCCGTTCGGACCCGCCAACACCTCTGCGTCGCCACCGCGAAGGCCAGGCAGCCATCCAGCGACACCGCCTCCCGCCCTGTCTCCGACCGTACCGTCCGCCAGACGGAGCCGGTGATCACTCCAAACCTCCATCCAGCGGGCTCCCAAGAAACCAGTCGGGAGCCCGCTGTTACACGACCGCAGTCGTCCGAATGACCGTCCGGGTCCGCCCCCGGTGATCGAGAGCAAGGCGAGAGGGCCGTGCACCAGTTGTGGATGAACAGGCTCCGCCTGAAACCGACGGAAGGTTTCCGGTCCTGTTCTTCACCCGCCAGGAGGGCGTCCCCGGCGGTGCTCAAGGTAGGCAATCCACCATTTGAGGAGATCCCGCGATTCGCGTGGAAGGATGATCCGCGCAAGCCGGAGGATGAAGAATCCTCCTGTGAGAACGACAGCGAGGAGGAACGTGGCCCACCAGGGCAGCACGTCAAGGGTTTCCTGAGGGATTCCAAGCACGAAATGAGGGCTCTCTACGAGGCTGCGGACGCGGACTCAAGGACCTACTGGGCGGTTCGGATTCTGAGTACTGAGCTTCCGAGGATTACCTCGTAGCCTTTCCGATTGCGCGCAACGCGGGCGCCGGGAAGGCGAATCGCGGGGTCGGTCAGTGACTGGGCGACGTCGGACGGATATGGGTATCCGGTCCATTCCAAGTCCCACTCATACCCTGCCCCCCATAGTCTGCGCTCAGGGAACGGGTCGTGGCGCTCCTCACTGGGTGAACGTCGTAGCGGATCGTTGTACCAGTTCCCGATGGCCCACCGTCCCCGGGGGTCCTTGGATGACAGCCTTGTCACCAGGCCAGCGAGCAGCCGCCGAGCGTTTCTTGCCATGGTGGGGATGCTGGCGATCGCCTGCTCCTCGTCCGCTACGAGCGGTTCGCGGATGGACTTGAACGAGCGGAAGCCGAGTGGGTTCTCTTCAGGACCTAGACGCTTCTTCGACGTTCCGCTGCGGCGATGTGTTGAAACGAACTCGGCACCGGTAGGCACGTGACGGGCTACATAGGTTCCCTCGTATGCCGAGATGAGTCTCATGCCCGGAAATTCGGCAGACCCGAAGCCTGGAACGAAGTATCCCATCACGTTGTCCGGTGCCCCCGTGATGAACACGAGCCGATTCCATCGCGGTGAAACTGTAATGGTGTAGGTCGTGAGCGGGTGTAGGTGCCACGCTGCGGGTGGTGCACCCATGTCACCTCGGTTGAAGATTCCGAGTGCGACTAGCGAGCGGAAGGCGAGCTGCCCCTCCTCGCAGGCATCCATTCCGTGGTCATGTGCGCCCAGCGGAGTTGCCACAGATCCTGCACGGAACATGGCCAACGCCCGGTCGCCGTCGGGCACTTCGAACATGCGGCGGCCCACTCCAGAGTGCGCGGCTTCGAAGGTTTCACCGGAGCGCTTACGCCGCATTCGTGCAACACGGTTCCTGCCGGAATTCGACCGACTAACACGGTTCCTACCGGAATTCGACATGTCAAGACCTCATA
The Streptomyces sp. CNQ-509 DNA segment above includes these coding regions:
- a CDS encoding LD-carboxypeptidase, whose translation is MDDHQNPLSLRAPRLRPGDRVRIVAPACPPSREEVDRGVELLTSWGLRVELGDHVFDQWGYMAGRDEDRVFDLNAAIRDPGVCAVIAARGGKGTYRIVDDLDTDALRGAPKPVVGFSDITHIHLALWSQCRLASLHGPFAKRDDTFTGPASAESLRRALMTTDPVTLHRNPSEATADVTVEGTATGVLMGGNLDAIRTETGAGLPSLQGAILFLEHQRGTGLGEVDRALTQLTRSRALDGVRGVALGQFLGFDRDAGDPTLGGWGIRDVLRDRLEALGVPVLGGLPAGHGNNPPTIPLGTQATIDTAAGTLTVLSAVV
- a CDS encoding winged helix-turn-helix transcriptional regulator, which produces MITPRWNVRILLALAAEPLRYHELAARLPWLKDSQFHPKTRTLCDAGLVERTEHSPRHVTYGLTDRGAALLPVLPVIVTWAEAHLEEAAQPPSTIEQIEDSLTLLTRRHAAGILWALKIRGETSGRALFQLVMPHSAWSNIYPPLRQLAVDGLVDTDGPGRPYRLSAAGEALGPVLGALSAWAAGKPFNHAAHHPVWGHTQPLSAPKPRAGHPTRPTTTPPAVPRPGGARPSYSDLFSHATPAGPPAALPAGGPNR
- a CDS encoding MFS transporter — encoded protein: MSTALTPRHARHTAGLARGIYLPRTADAAAFAMSTYGIPLLVLHTTGSAALTGLAFALEWIPRLAAFGWAGSVVDQRGASVVFCLASLGRALALAAGAVLLHVHPSGTVASTTVTALAASTGVLTEFSYIAAETAGGAAGRRAGPRAHRVQSVLLGIDQSATLAGPALAGVLLLAGAPQMLAVVAALSLLAALLALHTPPSPVTPARAPKDRAGAGLVTGWRTIRSLPALGWLVTGLTLSNLAIGFLQAAAPVIVVKHFGQSTTAVGLLWSTAAATLASVALCRFAIDRLGLWTVGAACAALASLACLAAAQAPTYRSYLILIAILMAAEGGMTVVLRTLRARLIPTAVFGSTLAVTILILLLPFPLAGVLTALTPPDDLGHVITACAAIQALGLLLAFTRLRTDPALHT
- a CDS encoding DUF317 domain-containing protein produces the protein MNDPDIDGDVYVTPRYLAGTTGIGDPALAPLLALGWELRHDDLGNAYTAAPDRRVRLGYLPEGDDDGLWRINAYRDPFGPPAWAVCFNDATPTEFVTAFTTALAIAYEAGRAAYLARPLPGIAERDPIRIIDPLLQQGWTLDRPYLGLFTIDAPDRRAGLEYTGGNLDPEAEVTTRTARWQLWAGRSIDRPAWYATASTDTPVALLAAATRCIADPTPLPRWREDTSSYIKDMAQLTPIRPPQPPTPSPLDVRRAAARRPAALPPASVPRWSTSTRPALPGPRR
- a CDS encoding ATP-grasp domain-containing protein: MPTCRPVLLIVAAADRDAQAYRRWCLQNIAAHYDVALICEKEPTWQRPWITDIEVADPADEEALLAAGRALRRRHTVAGVMTWTEWYLVPTARLARSLSLPTTPPSALRRCRDKAAARAAFARGQVPSAVCVSVSTEAEAREAAQRVGYPVVLKPASLAASMGVTRADTDDELPFAYRHAAQAASRRGVESPRVLVEEYLDGPEISVECVTHKGRTTAVAVTHKTVGMPPHFEELAHVVDANDPLLPRVGPAANAALEALGVTDSVSHVEMRLVDGRPRLIEVNARLAGDMIGHLVQSATGIDLARAAADIACGHTPDLTPTRNRTAAIRMIYPAHSGTLTTREIDTDFAHRADWLERVTFQREPGDRLVLPPDGDMFTARIGFVITTGTTTAEAQARATEGYRNLTIRVAPE